Proteins from a genomic interval of Diospyros lotus cultivar Yz01 chromosome 6, ASM1463336v1, whole genome shotgun sequence:
- the LOC127804848 gene encoding protein OPI10 homolog, whose product MFGVVFPNRSFPMDISTFAQIDTTHWILDMKTFVGEAYDSIRELCIFLLNGLTLPPEKALAVYIQSPGSAFLYCGAVTVARPSAVLSLPWPEPGGQLQLMAPDASPLSAKIGVSVEDLATLPSLDVAAEKRIEHLAMKVGENLFNFMQSFCGVDGSKLIVPMDILDRWFKKFQDRAKRDPEYLKGFAL is encoded by the exons atgttCGGCGTGGTGTTCCCGAACCGGAGCTTCCCAATGGACATCTCCACCTTCGCTCAAATCGATACAACCCATTGGATTCTCGACATGAAAACTTTTGTCG GGGAGGCCTACGATTCGATTCGGGAGCTCTGCATCTTCCTCCTCAACGGCCTTACCCTGCCGCCAGAAAAAGCCCTAGCGGTGTACATCCAGTCGCCCGGATCGGCCTTCCTCTACTGTGGGGCGGTGACGGTGGCTCGACCGTCAGCGGTGCTGTCGCTGCCGTGGCCGGAGCCCGGTGGTCAGCTTCAGCTCATGGCCCCGGACGCCTCCCCGCTCTCCGCGAAGATCGGCGTCTCGGTGGAGGACCTCGCCACCCTCCCCTCCCTCGACGTCGCCGCTGAGAAGCGGATCGAACATTTGGCGATGAAGGTCGGCGAGAATCTGTTCAATTTCATGCAATCGTTCTGCGGCGTCGACGGTAGCAAGCTTATTGTGCCCATGGATATATTGGATAGGTGGTTCAAGAAATTCCAAGATCGCGCTAAGCGTGATCCTGAGTATCTCAAGGGTTTTGCGTTGTAG